The Micrococcales bacterium DNA window CAAGGGCCCGGGCGGAGCTGGGAGTGGATTAGTAATTTGTTCCCATGGAGATGACTGTTGACGCGGCAGGACGAATCATGATCCCAAAGTCGCTACGGACTGCTCTGAGTCTGGCGCCGGGGACGCGGGTCGACGTCTCCATTTACGGGTCTGGCCTTCAAATCACGCCCGGAGGGCGGTCTGCTCGTTTGGCTCGGGATCACGACGGGCGCCTGGTGGCCGATGGCGGAGGCTCGCTTGACGATGCAGCGCTGTTCGCTCTGATTGACGCGGGCCGCCGTTGAGCTCCTGGCAGCTGGCAGTCCCTGTACCAGAATCAGCGCAGGACGTACAGATACCGGCGGTCTTTGGGGCGCAGCGCCGCTTCGATCTTGCCGTCCAGCGTGACGAGGCGGGCGCCGTGTGAAACGGCGAGGGCCAGCAGGTGGAGGTCGGTGACCTGACCGTGGCCTGAAAGGGCGTAGGAGAAAACAGTGTCGGCGACGTTGCGCGTGTCGTCCGGCCAGAATGCCACTCCGGGTGTCGAAAGCAACGCCGATACGGCCTGCCGGGCCAAGACCGGATCTGGCCGCGCGCTGACGGTCGGGTTGAGCAGCATTCGCAGCAGGCCAGCCTGCGTCATCGGAGTCGTCGCGATGACACCCGCCTGGTCGAACCAGGCCCGCGCGATGCCACGGTGAGGGTGGCCGGTGAGGTGGAGCGCTGCCAGAACGTTAACATCAGGTAGGTCAGTCGTCTTCAAGTGCCGCCTCGATAATCTCGTCCGTCAACTCTCCGGGCGATTCGAAACTGATGAGAAAGCTGCTTCGCGGGCGAGCCGCCACGGCCTCGCCTGCCAAGGCGACCAAGGTCGCGCTGGCAGGGCGCCCTGGCCATCTGGCTTGACCAGCGGCAATGATCTGGTCAACCTCGGGCGTCCGGGTGACCAGCACACGAGGGTGTTTGGTCGGCATGCCGCCAGTGTATCACCACGGTATCGACAAGTGATTCACCGCGACTGACTCCCCGGCAGGCGGCTAGGGCACCCATAGTCGTCCCGCCAGCGCGGACAAGTCAATTCATAGGGTTTCTTGCGACGCATGATGCGCGCACAGTACGAGCTTGTTGGAACCGAAAACACCGGCGGACAATGGCTCGACCGTTGGGAAGTGCGGCTTGATGGGCCTGATGAAGGTATGGCGGCGATGTGTATGGACTGCCGGCGTCTGGACGCACCGTTGTGCTCCACTCCGCCCCAAGATCCCTAACTAGCTTGGCGCCAATAACTGGCTGGCAAGATAGCCTCGTGGGTCGAGGATGACACCCGCAGACGCGATAACAGATCCCATCGAGATCCAGGACGCGGTGGCAGGGTGGCAGCGGGATCTGCTGCACGCGCTCGCGGCCGATGACGACGCCTGGCCAGAGACGCCTGACTTGCCGTACTGGACTGACAAGCCTGATTGGGATGGCTACGGTGGACTGGTACTGCTTGCGGCCTATGACGAACAACCCGAGTCGAAACCCGGTGCTCGCAAGCGCTTCGGCTTTCGGAGTACGCCACCGGACCTGCCGCGTGCTTGGGAAGACTCGGCTGCTTTCCAAGAGGCGGCCAAGGCGCCCGTCCGTTATCCCACGCTGTTGTCAGGCGTCGAGTGGTGGCTGCCAATTTCAAGTGGGCCCAGCGTGTTCGAGGCTCCTCGATTGACTGGTCAACCAACCCGGATGAGCCAGGTTGACCTTCTTGTCGGTGAACTCCAAATGCTCGCGAGCCGGCTCGGCGTCAGCGATGAGACCGAGCTTGACCGCCTGCGGCAAGCGGGGCCGCCATCGAACGAGGCTGATGCCGGCACCGCCGGGCGCTTTGGCCTGGCCGTCTTTATGAAATTGGCGCTGACCGCCCAGCAAAACCGCTTGCCGTTACTACTCGACTACTAGCCCCGCCGGGCTCGTCGCTGTGGCGCTTGCCAATGCCTTGGGCCATTGGCCGCAGGTCAGAACTGTTCGAGTAAGCCCGGCAGAGGTCCACACTAAGCCGCTTGCTCGAAACTCGCCTATCTTGCGCCGGGAGCCAGGTGCAGGCTCCTCCTTCGGTCCCTGGTTCCAGTAGGTGATGGTTGGACTCCGGTAGTTCATGTCCGACGCGAAATATCGGACTGTTGATGGCGTATACTGCTGATCCAGTAGTTCACGACAGGCATGATCATCTGGAGCGATAATATGGCGAGTGGTGCGGGCATCAGCGGAGCGGGCCGAGCCCAACTGACTGCTATTCTCGCAAGCGGACGCCGGTTTGTTACACCTGATCAGGCAGCTCATGTCCTTGGCGTCGATGCTTGTGTCGCCGCAAAGAGGTTGGCGCGCTGGGCAGATAACGGGTGGCTCCGGCGTGTGCAGCGCGGGCTCTACTTGGCCGTCCCAGCCGATGCAGCAGACCCGGCCGCCTGGACTGAGAACCCGCTGATCGTCGCGGCGCAAGTCTGGCCTGGCTACTTCACCGGCTGGACGGCTGCGTCGTACTGGTCGCTGACAGACCAGTCGTCTCGTGTCACGGTGCTGAAGACGACCACACGGGTACGGGCCGCGGCGGTGCGCCTGCTCGACAACGATTACCTGATATCCACGGCTGGCGACATGAGCTGGGGGCTCAAGACTCAGTGGTTCGACGAGTACCGCCTTCGATTCGCGGATCCCGCACGTGCCGTCGTCGAAATCCTGGATTCCCCCCGCATTGCCGGAGGCATTCGTCATGGCGCAGATATCCTCGCCACCTACCTGACAGACCATGAAGCAGAGACCTTGTTGATCTATTCGGAACGCCTTGGCAATCGCAGCGTGTTCAAACGCCTCGGATTCTTGGTCGAGACACTGGGTTTGGCACTGCCCGATCTGGTCGAAACTTGCCTCCGACATCTGTCAAAAGGCTTGTCGAAGCTTGATCCCGATGGGCCGGCCGGCGGTAGCACGAGCACTCGGTGGCGATTACGCGTGAACGTGCGCATCAGCCCCGAGGGGCCTTCATGATCACACGCCGAGAACTCGACCAGTTGCGCGGCGAGTGGTCTCTCGCGGTCGATGTCCTTGAGAAAGACTACGCGCTAGGTTGGACGCTCGCCGGCATCGCGCAGCACCCGGATCTTGCGTCGATGTGGGTGTTCAAGGGCGGCACCTGTCTCCGCAAGTGCTTTTATGAGACCTACCGGTTTTCTGAGGATCTGGATTTCACTGTCGTCGCTAATGGGCCGGAGGAACCGGCTGAGCTTCAGAGCATCTTTGCCGAGGTCGCCGATTGGGTTTACGACGAGTCCGGCATTGAGCTGGTGGTCGATGACAGCACGTTCCGGCATGGGGAGAACCGGCGGGGAAAGCGGACAACCCAAGGACGCCTCGCCTACCGAGGACCCAACGCAAGCCGAAGGACACCGCCGAAGGTGAAACTGGACTTGACCTCGGACGAGGCCGTGGTGCTGGAGCCGGTGACTCGCCGAATCGTTCACCATTACAGCGATGGGCCGCTACCGGTCCGTGGTGTGCTTGCCTACCCGATCACTGAACTCTTTGCCGAGAAGCTGCGGGCTCTTTCCGAGCGCTGTCGTCCGCGGGACCTCTACGATGTGATCTATCTGCATCGGCACCCTGACCTGTATGGAAAAGCCACCGAGGTCGAAGAGGTTCTGCGAGAGAAATGTGCTTTCGTCGGCATCGCGGTTCCAACGCTCGAATCACTGCTGACCACGCCATACAGAGTCGAGATTGAGGGCGAGTGGGAGAGCATGCTCGGACACCAATTGCCCAAACCGCTGCCCCCGTTTTTGAGCCACTGGAACGCTCTCGGAGACGTGTTCGACTGGCTTGCCGGCCTGCGGCAGACGGTCGAGTTGCCGCGCGCTGAACAAGAGGGACTGGACCCTGAAGGGTTGTCTCCTGTCGCGATCCGGACCTGGGAGCGCGGATTTCCTCTGCAGCTTTTGCAGTATTCCGCAGCTAACCGGCTCTGTGTCGAGGTCAACTATCACGCGAAGGACGGCAAGGTCGGTCCGAAAATCGTTGAGCCGTATTCGTTGCGTCGAACCCGTGAAGGCAACTATTTGCTCTTCGTTGTCAACGACCAGGGCCTTCTACGCAGCTTTCGCGTTGATCGGATCGCCGGCATGCGACCCACGACGCAGACATTTGATCCAAAGTATCGAGTCGAACTCTAACGATGATGCTCGATTCAAATCGTCGACTGAGGCTTTGATCTGGGCCGCGCAGAACCGCTATTCCTGCATGCGGGAAAGGGTGCGCCCGGGTCTAGGCACATGTGGAAGTCCAAGGTGCAGGAGCCAACGAAAGGTGGGCACGGATGCGGATTTGGTTTCAGTCTTGCAGTTCGTCGTATACCGCCAGATCGCATGACATCGCGTCGGTTCTCCCGTCACCAGGAAAGACCCCGCCGGCAGCCAGCGTGACGTGGCGGCACGAGCCAACCTTGGCAAAAACCAGGACAACGGTTTCAGCACCACAAGCATCTTTGCCAATCTCGCTACCGGTTGTCCCATCGCATGGTTCTGCGAAAAGCTCTGCCACGTGGAGTTCTCCTCCATCAACATCTAAATACCAGGAGTCTCCATCTTCCATCACAAGGAGGCCATTTATCAGGTTTTGTGCCGCATCGGTCACGCCAATTCTGGTTTGTCTGGACCAGGTGTTGTCGGGGTCATAGACGCACTCAGCCGGGATCCAGCCATCCTCCATGCTCCAGACGCCGTTGTCGTCACCACAGCCAGAGGAGCTTAGGCGCACCTTACCGGTGTAGTACCGCCAGGGTGTCATAGTGTCAGCCTGGCCATCTGGCCAGCTGTTCTGCTCGCCTCCCTTTTTGGAAGATGGATTATCAGCCTGATCTGTGGCATTGGCCGAGTCAGATTCCGTAACGCCATCGCCCTTCAAAATTCCGGCTTGGTCGTTTTGGTTGGCGCAGGCGCCAAATAAGCTGGACAACAAGAGGAACACCGCAACCAAGCCCATCGAGGCTGGTGGCCAAGGCAGACGCCGGCGGGTCTTTTTCAGTCCAGAACTCGCGGAAGTCATGTGAAGAGCTGGCATTCGAATTCCCTCCAATGGAGGAA harbors:
- a CDS encoding AbrB/MazE/SpoVT family DNA-binding domain-containing protein, whose protein sequence is MEMTVDAAGRIMIPKSLRTALSLAPGTRVDVSIYGSGLQITPGGRSARLARDHDGRLVADGGGSLDDAALFALIDAGRR
- a CDS encoding PIN domain-containing protein; protein product: MKTTDLPDVNVLAALHLTGHPHRGIARAWFDQAGVIATTPMTQAGLLRMLLNPTVSARPDPVLARQAVSALLSTPGVAFWPDDTRNVADTVFSYALSGHGQVTDLHLLALAVSHGARLVTLDGKIEAALRPKDRRYLYVLR
- a CDS encoding type IV toxin-antitoxin system AbiEi family antitoxin domain-containing protein, with protein sequence MIIWSDNMASGAGISGAGRAQLTAILASGRRFVTPDQAAHVLGVDACVAAKRLARWADNGWLRRVQRGLYLAVPADAADPAAWTENPLIVAAQVWPGYFTGWTAASYWSLTDQSSRVTVLKTTTRVRAAAVRLLDNDYLISTAGDMSWGLKTQWFDEYRLRFADPARAVVEILDSPRIAGGIRHGADILATYLTDHEAETLLIYSERLGNRSVFKRLGFLVETLGLALPDLVETCLRHLSKGLSKLDPDGPAGGSTSTRWRLRVNVRISPEGPS
- a CDS encoding nucleotidyl transferase AbiEii/AbiGii toxin family protein; protein product: MITRRELDQLRGEWSLAVDVLEKDYALGWTLAGIAQHPDLASMWVFKGGTCLRKCFYETYRFSEDLDFTVVANGPEEPAELQSIFAEVADWVYDESGIELVVDDSTFRHGENRRGKRTTQGRLAYRGPNASRRTPPKVKLDLTSDEAVVLEPVTRRIVHHYSDGPLPVRGVLAYPITELFAEKLRALSERCRPRDLYDVIYLHRHPDLYGKATEVEEVLREKCAFVGIAVPTLESLLTTPYRVEIEGEWESMLGHQLPKPLPPFLSHWNALGDVFDWLAGLRQTVELPRAEQEGLDPEGLSPVAIRTWERGFPLQLLQYSAANRLCVEVNYHAKDGKVGPKIVEPYSLRRTREGNYLLFVVNDQGLLRSFRVDRIAGMRPTTQTFDPKYRVEL